The genome window GTCTCTTGCCTGCAGACAGAAGTGTTTCATCTATTTGTTATTATGGTATAAATAAGCGAACCTAGTCGTATAGATAATGACAAAAGAATCCTCACCTCTGTTCTTCCAACTTTATCCTCAAAATTGCTTCTGATACTTGATTCACCATCAGAAATGGATCCAAATTGAAGCTCATTATGTCGAGTGAATTCACTTAATGTTTGAACCTCCTGCGTAGATAATTTATTTGCAGAATGCTGCACTTGCTGAGCCCTAATCTTAATTCCAGAATCCATAAGATCATCCCTATTTGTCACATTCTTCTCGGATATAGCTTCCTCCATGCTATAAAACAATTCCCGTTTTGCTTCTGCAGTTGATTCTTTGTCTCGATCATCATTCGTACTGCTCAATTCATCACTAGCACTACCAAATTGTACCTTCCTAATTGAACTTTGCAAACGAAGCCTTCTTCCTGCAGTACCCTGCTTCAATAATAAATTGTCTGAATTTGGTTGATACTGCTGTGCCTGACGACTCCTAATCTGGATTCCAGTCCCCTCAAGATCATCCCTACAATCAGATATAGGATTCTGGCTACCCAGTTCCTCCAAGCTGTTAAACAAATCTTGCAAGGATTCTGCACCATAGTCCACCGAATACACATCTGGCCCACTAATGTCATAAGGAAGCAGACTTGCATTTTCATATAGAGTACTCAACTGCATCGTTGCGCCAGGAGAAACAACAGAACCATCTATCTGCAAGGAATCAGTTGGCAGAAGAGATGACCCACAGCACCAATCACAAGTTTCCAAATCTGCAGCATGctgaattaaaaaaagaaattgcAATTAGAAACTTTACTCATAATTTTTTTCTAGTCACTGCTCAATTTACAACGCAGGCATCCTTACCTGCAGTAAACTCGGTTCAGTCTCAATATCACTACTTGAGTCACCATCCCTGTGTGATGCTGAGTCCCAGGGACTGTGTTCAGGTAAACTCTCAGCAAATGGTTCTTTTGGAATGATTGATGCACCAGAAGAACAATCATCTACACTGAGTATTGAATTTAAGATTGCATCCAGATCATCACCAACAGTACTATCAACCGGATATAATCCTATATGTAATTCCTCATTGATATCGCTAAGTAAAGGATAACTTGAGTGAGGCATAATTTGGGAACTGATATTAGGGACACCATGACCTATCTGTGCAAACTCCTGGTCGCAAAATTTGGCGAAAGCATCTTGCGGCGGATCAGCCTGCAGTTTGTGTAGTAGACCTGAGTGTGGAGAAGGTAAGATCAACAAAAGTGAACATTACAAATTCTCATTTTAACCGCACCTTTTCTCTTGCTTTCGCCTCTTCATCAGGTGAATCCAAATTGAAACAATTCATCTCTGGTTTCACAGAGACTCTAGTTGAACCATCAGTTTTACCAGTCAACCACATCTCAATATCGGCAGGTTGCTTTTGAACAGAATCAGGCatagattgtggctcttcttgcaAGTCCGACTCTGGAGAGTCATGATTCATCTGGGTTTCAATTTCTTCCGTCATATCTGCATCATGCTGGGTATCGCCAGGGGAGAACCCATTTACCTCCATCTCTTCGGCATTGGTGCTTGAAATCCTCTCTTCTGGCTTTTTAAATAAGCGATAAAGAACATAACCACCCTAAAATAAACAGTAAAatatacacacaaaaaaaaaaaaaaaaacacaccatCAGTATAGCAAGATCAACGACAACCAAAATTTTAAGAAAGCTTCACGCAAACAGACTATTAAAGTCCAAAGTAAAGCATAGGTCATGATGAAGAAGCGAAGAAAACACAATCATTTTTTTTTCACCGAACAATCAATTCTACTCCATTGCATGGCTACGAACCTATCATGGAAACTTAAGTAACAGTAGCACCTAGACTAAAAGATTGGGAGAATCCGAGCAGAAAGAATGACTGCAAAAGCAGAGCTGCAGACCTGATCGCCAGACTCGAACTCAAGCTCGGTAGTGCGGTACTCATGCATAATCCAGTTAGTCCGGACGCCATGGGGAGCTCGCCCCCGATGAAAGACCAGCGTCTTCTTCATGCCGATGATTGTACTCTTCGCCGCGGAAGACTTGGAACGTATGATCCGGTCCTTCCCCGTGGCCTTCCAGTAGCCGGCCTCAGTGGCCCGGTTAGACCTGTGACCATTGGGATACTTACGATCCTTGGGCGCAAAGAAGAACCACTCGGGATCGTTCGACCTAATTAGGGATTTTTCTGCGACCAAGATTAACTTTTTACGACAAAAGAAATTCCCATCAGAACCGAACAAAAACTAAGTGAAACGAGAAGCACCTGGAAGATCCCACGGCTCGCACTTGCAGACATCGATCTCGGGAATCACCTGCATCTCGGACTTGATCCGGCCAGTGATTTTTCGCTTGAGGTAGTGGTTGACGAGCTCCTCGTCCGTGGGGTGGAATCGGAACCCTAGGGGGAGCGAAGCCAGAGCAATTGCCGCCATCGCCCGCGATCTCCTCCAACTCCTGCTCCTCCGATGCTCTTAGCTAAAGATTACCACAGTTCCAAATGGAATTGAGAGCTTTATCGCGTCGAACGCAGCAAACCTGGAAACAATACTATCCTTCAGCTGTGTAACCGACCGCTTAGGGTTTGGGGGAAAAGAAATGTGAACTTTACCGACCATTCACCGTGGGGTAAGCGAAGAGCGTAGCACTTTGGCCATGGCATTAGAGAACTCTGTAGGATGTACCCACGCATAAAATACCCCTGTACGGAGGCTGAAACCACCGGATGTGCCATCATGAGCTTTCGTGTAACTCTTCGTTCTTTGAAGATGATGCTGGGTATCCAGGTAAATTTGGTCAAACAGGGGGAGGACACTTTGGTCATACGACTATCCAGCCTAGGATCGACACGTGGTGACGAAAATGATAGAAAACCGCAAGGGCCGGGCCCATATCGATCCAACGATAGACCTGCCGCGGTTTCACCACCACGTTACCGCGTGGTGGAGCTGTGCCCTGCGGCCAACGCGACTCGGGCGTTCCCCACGTCGGGCCTCGGACGATGTGTCCTCCCGTGGGTGGGTCAACACGTGCGTACGGTATCCCAGGTCGAGACGTCACGTGACAGGGAGAGCGATCGACGAGAGGAAGATAAAGGAGATAAAGGGGGAGACGCGTGGCTACGTGGGTGGAAAAATCACGTGAAATAAAGCGGTCACGTGAGAAAAAGAAAAGGTTTCGCTGGTCTCGAGGGTGGCTTTTAGACCAGTAGCCGCCCGGAATATTCCTTTAAGGACATTCAATAAGAATTATGAATGATAATAAGGTATTTTAAAGtattttacattaaaaaaaaatctagtatTGGACTTTTAGGCGATAGCAGCCTCctaattgattttttatttgagacttttttttttcatcgtCAGTTTAACAAAAAATATCCTTTGTTGGTCACACAATCGCCTCCGCCCCTACTCTCACTTTGAGTAGCACCACCCCATCCTCCACCCTTCATCCTCCAAAGTTGTCATCGCTCCACCTTAATCCCGTTTGAAGTTCACATATTTCGAAAGGATAAAATCGTGTAAGCACGTTCATCGTCCAAAATAGATAATTCCTCGCGAATCTACGAGCCACACCAATGATCACCtacttatcaattaatttaattattaaaatatcttattatatatgtttttaatgcGAGTACAAgatgattaattaatttaatcGGATCTTATtagatatgtttctaataagagtCTCTTATCAGAgagatattcaaatcaaatttttGATCTTCATCATCTAACATTTGTCGTAACTATATCAATTATCACCAATTTGAACTTCATATTCCATCCTAAGTATATGTAAGAATTTAAGAAAGACTATTAATCTTATATTATTTAAACTTCACAATCTTAAAAATAGGAATATGATAGTTCAATGGGTATAAAACATAACCCTGGTATTAGTCGGTCATTGATATAAACTATGATATAACGTATACAACTTACTCGTCAAATATCGAGAGCtcaaattaaaatcatataatttattttatctaaGTATTAGTCTTTGTGATAATATAATAGATCCACTCATCAAGGGTTAATAGGTTCAAAATATCAtgtgataattttttaaagtttCAATTAACCTAACAATGAAGACTTTAACTACTAATAGAATGATTATGTGAATGAATTATGTTTTCACCCTTTatgtttatatataaaaaaatatatatagattAATAACTAATttgtgttagattatgtgatcttatttaattagatatgatATATTATACATTTAATTTGATTCtgattataattaaataaaagttCAATTATGATAATATTTAGATAATCGGGAGGGACTCtcttaatttttttgtttaacCTCTATGTTTTCACCTATAAATAGATCACCTTGTAGATACGTAGTATATGTTGTAGGTATTATAAATAGATCTTGTTAGTGAAAAAATTGTGCCGTGGTTAGTGAGTTAGCACGACCtgatccacgggtcgatgtcgggagttttCTATCAACTGAGCTGGATACCGAGGTCAACCAGGCCCTCGCGAtgggtgttgatcagcgttccttggtgTGCCAATTCGGATGCTGTGTATGCCGAACTGCGTCTCTCATTCTCCGGGGTGGTTGACAGCTCGTCTTCGCGAGGTGGCCGCGCCCTCAGGAAGGAGTGTTGTTTAGCATTGGTCGGGATCCGGACCGATTGGCTGCTCTCCTTCGTGCACTAGATGACGATTCTCGAGTGGTTGGCAGCTCGCCTTCGTGAGGTGGTTGTGTTTTCCTACAAAAATGACCCTCGTCGGGATCACCTGAGGAGGCCCCTCCAACGAGCAAGTTTGTagagtgatcaattgatttttgtcacccctttttttttccctcctaGCCAAATGCTGGctagaggtctttatattactgtacgtgGGTCGGTCGTACGCAGGTTAGCATGGTTCACGTGCCGAGCAGTAttttagtacggattctgacttggcgtgtcttgggGGCGGCGCTATCTCGGGGCTCTTGAGGTCGAGCAGTGCTACGGATTTTAACTTAGCGTGTCTTGGGGTCGATGTTGTCTCAGGGTTCTCGAGGTCGAACAGTActttagtacggattctgacctGATGTGTCTTAGGGGCCAAAATATGCCGTATCAATAATCAAGCAACGTGTTATTCAAATTGGACGAGTTGCACGTTCAAACCTGGTTAGATTGCATGATTAACAACAATCTTATTAGTTTAGAAGATGATTGAATTACCCGTGTTGTTATAGCAAATTCTTATTAGATTTGTCGAGTCATAGAGTCATGGTTTTGGTCTAATCCTATTGCAAGGTTGTTGGTGTGATTGAATTCCGTAAGAAATAATTATAACACATTAGATAAATAATTCAAGTTAATGTGAGGAAACAATAAGGTGGTAATAATACGAGATTCCAAGGGTCGAACAGGAGAAACCCAATTTAACAGATACATCAAGTGGACATGTTTTGGGCTGTCCAAACCACAACAAGACCGACTCGGTCCACTCCGCTACGAACCGAGCCGCCCGTTTCGCTTCGCTTCGCATATAGCCACAAATAGCGGCCGAGCGCCGCAGGcccgtcgcctcgcctcgcctcgccgtaGCGATGGACGACCTCGGTTGGGGCTCCCGTTTCCCTTCCTACCTCGACGCGCGCGACCGCCGTCCCGACGCCGTCAAGCGCGAGCTTCCGGACGATGCCGGCCCCCGCCTCTTCTGCGACGCGTGCGGCGGCGTCGAGTTTGACAGCGGCGACGACGGGTTCTACTACTGCCGCCTTTGCGGCTCCCAGAGCCAGGACGTCCTCGACACCGGCTACGCGGAGGAGGACGTCTTCGGCGACGCCCAAGGCTCAGGCGCGCTCTACCACATCCACCGCCACCGCGCCCAAAAGCACTCGCAGGACCCCGCCGCCCCCGCGATTTCCAAGGACGACGTCCTTCGGTCCCTCTCCAAGTCCCTCGCCGCCGGCTCCGGCGGAGCCGTGAAGAAGGAACAGGAGAAGGCGCTGCCGTACGGATTCGATGATGAGCCGTCGGAGCCGAGGGATTTCGGGGCGGGCCCCTGCCTCGACGCCGAGACACTCGCGAGGGGGATCCGGCTTCGGTACGTGCAGGGGTTGCAGGTGATCCTGCAGCTCCAGTGTGAAGCTCTGGTAGAGAAGTTTGGCGTGAGCCCCCTGATCTGCGGCCTCGCGGGCACCATCTGGTTGCGGTTTGTAGCGTCTTCCATGGTGTTTGATGAGGGTTGGGGACAGAAGGTGATTGCCGAGTCCGAGGCTACTGTCTCACAATCAAGGGATGACAATCTTGGTAAAGATCTCGTCCATCTTTATGCTTCTATCTCCCTTGAATAGTTCTTATCCTATTTTTGTTTGGTTGGACACAACATATCCAACCATAAAGATCATATTTTGAAGCACGGAAAGGCTATAACTTGGTATGTTGGTACCTTTAGAATTTTAGCAGCTTCCTTCTAGCTGGAAAGTATCTTGAAAATTTTCAAG of Musa acuminata AAA Group cultivar baxijiao chromosome BXJ2-3, Cavendish_Baxijiao_AAA, whole genome shotgun sequence contains these proteins:
- the LOC103977297 gene encoding uncharacterized protein LOC103977297; its protein translation is MAAIALASLPLGFRFHPTDEELVNHYLKRKITGRIKSEMQVIPEIDVCKCEPWDLPEKSLIRSNDPEWFFFAPKDRKYPNGHRSNRATEAGYWKATGKDRIIRSKSSAAKSTIIGMKKTLVFHRGRAPHGVRTNWIMHEYRTTELEFESGDQGGYVLYRLFKKPEERISSTNAEEMEVNGFSPGDTQHDADMTEEIETQMNHDSPESDLQEEPQSMPDSVQKQPADIEMWLTGKTDGSTRVSVKPEMNCFNLDSPDEEAKAREKADPPQDAFAKFCDQEFAQIGHGVPNISSQIMPHSSYPLLSDINEELHIGLYPVDSTVGDDLDAILNSILSVDDCSSGASIIPKEPFAESLPEHSPWDSASHRDGDSSSDIETEPSLLQHAADLETCDWCCGSSLLPTDSLQIDGSVVSPGATMQLSTLYENASLLPYDISGPDVYSVDYGAESLQDLFNSLEELGSQNPISDCRDDLEGTGIQIRSRQAQQYQPNSDNLLLKQGTAGRRLRLQSSIRKVQFGSASDELSSTNDDRDKESTAEAKRELFYSMEEAISEKNVTNRDDLMDSGIKIRAQQVQHSANKLSTQEVQTLSEFTRHNELQFGSISDGESSIRSNFEDKVGRTEARDHADDGISESEESRLPAFLDKLEDLSIHDADETSSKYQKSKSVLRSRRTSTNDSGNIPTYPSNRKAPRNQSVVAYMIFLVFLVVILLLCLRIWRSMNYPAV